The genomic DNA GGGTTctttcccacaaccccctccacTGACCTGCTGTTTCCCAGTGAGACCATATCGCCCAATgatcttcctcatttcttccttctccttgatCTCTGGGTAGCACTTCATCATGTACTCCAAAGGCGAGAGGTCTAAGTCCAGCTGCTCTTGTAAATGCTACAGGAAAAAAGGAACCCACTCAGGATATCATAACAGCAGGTTCAGAGTATCCCACTTCAAAAGGAACCCTGCTGGGTTACCTGCTGAGTAATTCTCTACCTCTACCCAGGTACCTGTTCAAGATCCCAAGAGAAACAGGTAGGAACTAACTTGGTCACATGCAGCCACCTTCCCACACCCTGGGTAAATCCCTCCACCCCAACTCCAGGCCTGTACCTGATGGTAACGTCCTATCTTGACATGAGAGTGTTTTCGGATCATCCCGTCTGTGGGTAGTAGCTAGAAAGAAACGAGTAGTAAGGGGAAAGCTAAGTatataagaaagaaaacccaGTCAGAAGCAGACATGGGCAGAGCAGGGAAACACACATATGTTAACACTGAACAAGATTCATCCAGCTTCCTGAACAGGATCTACATCACCACCTCACAGACTGCTACTCTGgccactttaaaaatatttaggaaggcAAAGATGTTCTCAAGGGAGGTAAAGATACATACAACACAATCTATTCAGTAGGTATTAAATGTCTATTACAGAATGCACtttactcaataataaaagactTGGAAAAAGGTACAacatacattttctaaaataaaaacatctctaAATGTACACAGGTTCATGTATTCTAAATGCTCtgattgaaaacagaaaactgttGAGACACATGcatgtattctctctctctcacactgaCACAcagacccctccctccttcccttgctCTCTCTGAGAAAACAGCCCCAAACATCAGCACTGCCCAGTGATGACACCCCCAACCCCAAAAGATGACTCACTCATCACCAGGGCACCCAGGCCCTCCAAGAGTAGTGGTTCCTGCATACGTCCCCTTTTCCTCAGACACAGCAAGCACCTACTCTTGAAAGACCCCTACCCCAACCTGGCACCATACCTCTCCAGTTAGCAGCTTCAGAAGAGTTGACTTCCCTGCTCCATTGGGCCCCACCAGAGCCACTCGTGTGTCAAGATCGATACCAAATTCTAGATTGTTGTAGATGCAAGGCTGAGgtgggtgtgagagagagatggatacAAGGCTAAGGCACTGATCAATCTGGCTGGCAGGACAACCCCATTAAGTCCCAATCACcactggaggaggtgggagtgtGGAGAAGGGACACTGCTCTCATGGCAGACCCCAACCCACTGCCTACAGCTGCTAACCCAGCTGAGCAGTTTTCCTTCCAAGTACTTTAAGAGGGCCACAGTGAGTCCCTGGATGAGGGACCTCAGCTGCCATGCCTGAAAAATCCCCCGTGCCACATGGGTTACAGGTGTTGTTGGCAAAGAACAGGAGACCCTCCCCTACCCAGTTGATGCTCACCTTGTAAAATGCACCCCAGCCTCCCAACCACACACAGGTACTCACCCCATCTTTTGTATACTTGAAGCTCACATTTTGTACCATAATGACGGGTGGGGGGATCTTGCCACATggtggaaaataaaatgacagtgtCTAGAAAGAGGAGAGGGCATTTATCAGGTTAGGTCCTTTCTTATCCACTTCACCTTAGGCCACCTAACTTCAGCCTATCAGACCCCACCTTGTCGCTCACGACCCTCTCTGTCAGTCCTGACGCCATCATTTTCTGTAGCGTCTTCTCTTTGCTCTGGGCTTGCCGGGCCAGCTTGGCACTGCCATGACCAAACCTAGCAATGTAGTTCTGAAAGAGACCAGAAAGGGGGCTTGGAGTATAAGCAGGCACCAAACAACTCAAATGCAGGGTAAAAACTGATGACAACTTCTTCCTGACCTCCTCCAGCACCCCTAAACTCCCCAAATACCCTCATCCACTTCTCCTGGAGAAGGTGAGCTCAGCTCTACAATTGCCCTACCTTCATGTGTGCAATCTGATCTTGCTCCCAGTGAAATCTCTTCATCTGGttctcctccagctccagccGTGTCTTCACATACTGATCATAATTACCCTGCAGGAAAATGCGCCAGGTGAGGTGGGCAGCTTTAGCCTCAGCCCTGGGTTCTCTTTCAGGGTACGGGGGATAAGGAATGGCATCTGACTTCGCCCTGGGTATAAGATTGTGCATTAGGGAAGGAGGAAGTGCATTGAAAAAGCACATCCTAACCTAGAATCTGAGATCTTTCAAATTATGTGCCTCTCACTGTTAGCCTGGCCAGAGCAGGGCTCCAGATCAAATCCTCACGTTAGCCATAAAGACATCCACAGCACTAGGAGTGGCCCTGAAAACCACCATCAGAGGGACTTCACGAAGCTCACAGCCTGCCAAGAGTATCCCCTACTACTCCCCACCCCTAGAGGCTGAAGCCCTACCCAAACTACAAGAACTGCCCCCAGGAGGGAAGACGTTAGACCAAGCAGATTTAGGACCTGGCAAACCCTGCACAATTGGACTGCCATAGTTTCTATCTGCAAAATACTGGACTGAACCTAAATATCCAGCAAAAAGGCTCTGACAAGATATAAGATAGCCACGCAATGAAATAATACGCAGTCACTGAAAAAAATGAGgttgatttatatatattcatatggaAAGCAGTCCaagatatattaaattttaaaagcaactaCAAAAGAGAATGATTATTAAGACTACAACTGTGATATGTATAcatgaaattttctataaatgcttGCAAGTACACACAAAATTTCTAGAAGGCTAAATAAGAAACTCCTAATACTCCTCTGGTAAGCGTAATGACAAATAAACAGGACTTCTACTTCTCactttttatttgatatattttttgaaatacagAATATGAAAAGGTAAGGTTCAAAAGTAGGCTGCTGAGATCCTGATTCACATTCTTCATGAAAGGAGGGGTAAGTGTGTCAACTGTCATGAGCAGAGGTAAGTAGCCATTTAAGAAGGTGGAGGGCAGCAGGGCCTGCCTCAGCACCATAAAAAGTCAACGTCTTTGCCATAAGGCAAACATACACCATGTGCACAGGCTGCCAATGCATGGCCTATGGCCTGAAAGCAATTACTATGGGACTAAAATAAAACAGGCTGCAGGACTCCTTGTCCACATCTTTTTATAGCAATAGGTAGAAAAGGGCTGctaagtcattcttttttttaaaggagaacttCAGGGAACTGGTAAGCACAGAGGTTACTGTGGAGAAGGTGAGGCCCACTCACCGTATAATACTTCAGTTTCTTGTTGTGCATGTGAATGATGTTAGTACAGACACCGTTCAGAAAGTCCTGGGAATGGGAGACGAGGACCAGGATGCGCTTAAAACTGCAAAGCCAAAGAATTAGTCAAGGAGGTACTCAGAACGAAGACAGTCCACCACAGGTGAGCTGAGAGTCAGGCCTAGAAAACCTCCATTCTTTCCCATCCTCACATCTGAGCACCCTTTAGATTTACTGGCCAATTCCCACTCTCAGCAAGCATCTAAGCCACCAGTGCACAATCTCCCTGTAAGGACATTCTTCAAAGTGCCTTTCAAAGTGTAGTGTGACAGTCTGAGTTTCCTCAATCTTCTGttctaattttcaaaagaacGCAGTGGAGATGGTACAGTGATGGCAAAAACAAAAGTGTATGTACACAAATACACCCATAAATGTGTCTAAAAATTGTGGGTTGGAAGAACTGGAACAAGTGCAATAAAAACCACCatgctcttctttttaaagaaggtACCAAGTCATTGCAGAGACCACAGAAAGCCTTCTTTCAAAGTTGGCACAACATTCCAGGTTATTCAGTTCCTTAGCCACAGAAGGACCACTGCAGTGCCTCTGTCACTACATCATGATCGTAGATGGGAGTCCTcctttatatgatatatatgtaatacagttaagaaaaaaatattgtctttaattaaaatgttatattttaaataaagggaaaaacccaaaaagtttttaaaaaattcacacatttcagactaaacaaaaacaatcaaacaaaaaggCCAGCCCTAAAGGTGCTCACCACTTTTTCAATCTGGCCTTCACTCTGGCCTCACTTCAGCTCATTTGCTCACTGCTCTATTATCAGTTCAGTTTCTGGGCATCCATTTCCCATGGACTCTGCTCAACTCCCTCTTTAGGGCccacccactccccaaccccatccccaccctcttACGTCTTTAGTTCTTCTTCCAACCACACACAAGCATCGAGGTCCAGGTGGTTGGTGGGCTCGTCAAGGAGCAGCATGAAGGGCCGAATGAAGAGGGCTCTGAAGGACAGGACAGGAAACAGAGCCACTTCAGTCTAACAGGTGCTACACAAGAGGGGACAGCCTTGCCTGCTACATGCAATTCTGGTCAGGTCTGGCTTGTGTCCTGAAATCAATTCTAGGTTCTATACCTCAGAGGAAACAGGAGAACTACAAGAAAAACCAGAGTTGAAGAGCAGAGATTAAAGGACACGTAACAGGGCTGAGAAGCAGAGGGATAATGCAGTTTGGAGATGAGGCTGTAAGAGTCCTTATGAGTCTAAATGTCTCTTACACTGAGACTGGTGACCACTGGGAAGGCTAAAGGATACAGAGGaaacaaattgctaaagcaaaAAGTATTCAGGTTAAACCTATCTGGTAGGGTTGCCAGACTCCagcaaaaaggcaaaatattctttttcttagatgGAATCTGAAGACATGAGAAGCAAGGGGATAGCACTGGTTCCCACATCTGCAAAGCTTTTTAGAAAGAAGACTTCTGGGCACCAACTCCAGCATTCTGCCTGCATAGATCTGAAGGAGAGGCTagaacctttatttttttaaaagctctctatGAGAAGCTGAGGCTAATCTTTGCTAGCACCTGGAACCACTGCTCTCATGTCTCAGGCAGGCACAAGCAGCCTTGCTAAAGCAGTGTATCAAGCCTCACCAATGACCTGACAGAAAATGGTGAGGTAAGAAATCACCTATTTAACTGAGGACTTTCAGGGGGACTGCTAGGGGAATAATGGTCTACAGAAACTCACTTTGGGTCCAACTCACAAGAGGGTAAGAAGGACAGATGCTCTAATAGCTGTCTAACATTTTATCTTTATAGCAAGCATTAGAAGAACTGAAGCACAAaaaagggtgggaggggaggcaggaggaaaggaaagaaaaagacctATTCTGCCATTTTACCTGGGGCTGGTCCTAGGATTCCTAAACTCTGTGCTGGAAATCCAACAATGACCACTTCAGTCAGGAAGCTCACTCCTTAGCCCACGTATACCACCCACTTCCGAGTCGTCAATGTTTGTGTCCTGTTTGGCCCTTACTAACCAGTAACCCCTGTTCTAAACGGTTCCACTGGAGTGAGCATTCAACCCTGAAAAAATAGGGAGTATAGAGGGTGGGGAAGGACGGAGGGACTCACCTGGCGAGGGCAACCCTCATCCTCCAGCCCCCACTGAAGTCTTTTAGTTTCTTGCGCTGCATGGCAGGTGTGAAACCCAGTCCGTGCAAGATGCGTGAGGCCCTCATCTCCGCCTTGTCAGCATCCAGCTCCTCCAGTCGCTCATAGAGTTCCAGGAGCTTCTCACACTCCGCTGTGGGCAGTGCATGGCCTGTGAGGCTTCCTGGGCCTTTCCTGGGAAGAACCCCACCCCCACGCCCCTCAGTGTGGAGCCCTACCATCCTCGTGAGCCAGTCGCTCAGCCTCCCTCTCCAGCATGGCCCGCTCTGTGTCGACTTCCATCACACACTGCAAGGGTGTCTTATCACTAGGGGGCATCTCCCGAGTCAGATGGTAGATGTCGATATGCTCAGGGATGGGCACTTCACGTTTCCCAATAGCAGAGAGCAGCATGGACTTTCCTGAGAGGGGCAAGCAAACAAGGTGAAGAGAAGAGGACACTCAGCTCAGTTTTGCCTGTCATTCTCCTACACCAATTCCTCCACTCCAGCCAAACTACAACCTCACCACTTTTTTGAgtaccttccttcctttcattcattcaaatccTGCTATTACTCCCTCACCCCTGTCCTTGGGACACCTTTCCAACTTTCCTCCAATTCTTGTCCcacacctcctctgtgaagtctgTGCATTTACAACAGCCTCACAgaccccaacccccagccctcccacccaCTTCTCCAGCATCCACTGTCGGAAACCACTCATGTGGTACTTAACACATACTGCTCTGTAGTGCTAGTTCCTTTTCCCTGGGCATATCTGCTCTCCCACTCACACTGTAAATGCCTTGCTTTGTACACAGCTGATGCTAAGTAAATACTTGCTGAGTGACAGATGAGCCAAGGAGAGACACCCCCCACCTTGCCTTCTAAGGGCCTCACCAATTCCATTTAAGCCAATGAGGCCATAACGACGGCCTGAGTTTAATTCCAGTTTGGTGTCACTGAGCAGCTCTTGACCATGAAAGGTGAGGGAGAGGTTGATAATGTGGGCATCAGTACTGTTGGGGTGAGAGGCAAGGACACCAGTGACAGCTCGAGCAGCAGCTttcttcatctcaaaatcctCTAGCTCCTTGGTCAGCAAATCCACTTCTGGggacagaaaatcaaagaaatttggGAAGAGGGCTATAAGACTCAGCTCTCACACAAAAAGGCACGTATTAGAGCACCTGCGTAGCTCAGTTAGTAGTGCGTCAGACTTTTAATCCAAGGGCCCAGGGTTCAAGACCCTATTTGGGCACTTGTGGCTTTCGCCACTTAGATTACCAAATATTATTATACGAAGAACTGAATGCTGGAAAGGCATGTCCTGAAGGACCTGGGCTCAAGATCAACTTGAGTAGACTCAGATGTTTCACTAGCTTTAAACAGGGTGTACATTGCATACAGATCTGCCCTAAGAGTCTGCTTTCTGGGACACTTTTTATTTCGCAACTTGTCCTTCTAATTCTAACTTCTCTTGTTCTTAAATAACATAAGTGCATGGTCTTCCCATAGCTAGACCTCCAAATTGTCCTCCATGAGTATGTGTTAAAGAATTAGTCCTAATgcccaaaagaaagcagatattAGAGAGATGCAATTCTCCTATCCTAAGGATAGAGAACTAGAGAACTTCTAGGCAGTGCTTCCAGGAGGCTAAGCTGCCTAGAAGGACCAGTGTAAGAAAATGCAGAGGGATCAATGAGGCAGGGCCAAGGTTGGGAAAACCAAAAGTTCCCAAGCCTAGAGGGTTTCAGAGATGCAAATTGACACAAGATAAGAGACTAGGTGTTCTACTTTTGTGGTTTTTCAGATATGATTATATCTTTAGGCTGGGAAGAACTATTAATATTAATGGTTAACATTAACTGGCTAATAGTTGCTGAGTTTACTCTGTACCTGGGACTGTCCTACATCATCATTCCCcacctaatttaatcctcataacccaCCCATGTGACATATATACTTATAACCCCCATTTAATAAACGAAGAGGTTAAATAACACAGCCAAGGTCAGAACGGCTAGTGCatgacagagccagaatttgaaccaggGTTTGTCTGACCCCAAAGACCATGAACTTACTCATTTCACTACATCACCTTTCCAGAAAGCAAAGTGTCAAAGCTGTTGAAAGTGGGACAGAAATGGGGGTAGAGGGAGTCTTGGTAAGCTTCTTCCAAAAGAGAATAAAGTGATCTATCCACCTTTTCAGAAAGGGGTTAGAGACTACACACGAGGTTCCATCACTGTGAGAACTTTCTAATTTCTTAGTCTTTGTCACCCTTACTTGAGTTCCCTTGGTGATTTTACAGTAGAACCCCTGAAATGAGAAAAGCCTATGTGCTTGTCCTCAGGAAGAGtaaagatggagaagaggagggaagaaagctCAGTGCCCTCCTCGGATAGGAAGGCTTGGGGAGAGCAACTCCAAGGGAGCAGGTGTGTGGTATGGTTAGTCTTAGGTCACTCTCTCAACACACCCTGCTGTCAGGAGATTACCAGTGCTGGCGCCAGCCTACCA from Equus quagga isolate Etosha38 chromosome 8, UCLA_HA_Equagga_1.0, whole genome shotgun sequence includes the following:
- the ABCF2 gene encoding ATP-binding cassette sub-family F member 2, translating into MPSDLAKKKAAKKKEAAKARQRPRKGHEENGDAVTEPQVAEEKNEEANGRETTEVDLLTKELEDFEMKKAAARAVTGVLASHPNSTDAHIINLSLTFHGQELLSDTKLELNSGRRYGLIGLNGIGKSMLLSAIGKREVPIPEHIDIYHLTREMPPSDKTPLQCVMEVDTERAMLEREAERLAHEDAECEKLLELYERLEELDADKAEMRASRILHGLGFTPAMQRKKLKDFSGGWRMRVALARALFIRPFMLLLDEPTNHLDLDACVWLEEELKTFKRILVLVSHSQDFLNGVCTNIIHMHNKKLKYYTGNYDQYVKTRLELEENQMKRFHWEQDQIAHMKNYIARFGHGSAKLARQAQSKEKTLQKMMASGLTERVVSDKTLSFYFPPCGKIPPPVIMVQNVSFKYTKDGPCIYNNLEFGIDLDTRVALVGPNGAGKSTLLKLLTGELLPTDGMIRKHSHVKIGRYHQHLQEQLDLDLSPLEYMMKCYPEIKEKEEMRKIIGRYGLTGKQQVSPIRNLSDGQKCRVCLAWLAWQNPHMLFLDEPTNHLDIETIDALADAINEFEGGMMLVSHDFRLIQQVAQEIWVCEKQTITKWPGDILAYKEHLKSKLVGEEPQLTKRTHNV